A window of Vibrio ishigakensis contains these coding sequences:
- the tadF gene encoding tight adherence pilus pseudopilin TadF produces the protein MKSPKGQNGAFTVEAVFGMTILITMMFFIGDLAYVLSGKTQSMQVSYAIGTATKERLRFFDSRQTLTQQDFDLMNTIAADMLERQAPEKQDGYGLTIEALTDAGSQRFTKDFDNGETCSPAQEIETLEHLRPVREDGVVFPIYQVTVCIKMEGFSQYFPGMRYVNNSSVLPGR, from the coding sequence ATGAAGAGTCCTAAAGGGCAAAACGGTGCTTTTACCGTTGAAGCAGTTTTTGGGATGACAATATTGATTACGATGATGTTTTTTATCGGAGATTTAGCGTATGTATTGTCTGGTAAAACGCAGTCTATGCAAGTTAGTTACGCTATAGGCACAGCGACTAAAGAACGACTGCGGTTTTTTGATTCTCGTCAGACGCTAACGCAACAAGACTTCGATTTGATGAATACTATAGCTGCAGACATGCTCGAAAGGCAGGCTCCTGAAAAACAAGACGGTTATGGTTTGACCATTGAAGCTTTGACAGATGCTGGATCTCAACGTTTTACCAAAGACTTCGACAATGGTGAAACATGTAGTCCTGCTCAAGAGATTGAAACACTTGAGCACCTGAGGCCTGTTCGTGAAGATGGTGTAGTTTTCCCTATTTATCAAGTCACAGTTTGTATCAAGATGGAAGGTTTCTCTCAATATTTCCCTGGTATGAGATATGTAAATAACTCGTCGGTTTTACCAGGCCGTTAA
- a CDS encoding magnesium transporter, protein MSKQQVTATGNVVTEKTSKAKSILGKVWRFVFKLIKIALFLASIAATAKFFSLLSNIHGKQMPAEEFVNGYPTIIKLINSELFMGLIFVITLGIFIYVGKLFWDLHEIAVHESQHKNSAHTTLVFALSLCGLFINKTWWVLAIVIAFTRWDIIGKNMSKIISNGVSKRKEEQA, encoded by the coding sequence ATGTCTAAGCAGCAAGTGACGGCAACAGGGAACGTTGTTACCGAAAAGACTTCGAAAGCAAAATCAATACTGGGGAAGGTATGGCGATTTGTTTTCAAACTGATCAAGATTGCGCTGTTTTTGGCCTCAATCGCAGCGACCGCAAAATTTTTCTCTCTGCTATCTAATATCCACGGTAAACAGATGCCGGCGGAAGAGTTCGTTAACGGCTACCCAACCATCATCAAGCTGATCAACTCCGAGCTGTTCATGGGACTGATCTTTGTGATCACCCTAGGTATCTTCATCTATGTGGGTAAGCTTTTCTGGGACCTACACGAGATTGCGGTCCACGAGAGTCAGCACAAAAATAGCGCTCACACAACGCTAGTGTTCGCACTTTCTCTGTGTGGCCTATTTATCAACAAGACTTGGTGGGTTTTAGCTATTGTTATCGCCTTCACTCGCTGGGACATCATCGGCAAAAACATGAGTAAGATCATCAGCAACGGTGTGTCGAAACGCAAAGAGGAGCAAGCATAA
- the ccmD gene encoding heme exporter protein CcmD has translation MHFDSFSDFLAMGGYADYVWAAFGITFGSLALLFVLSRRSSNAVLKEVQNKMDRQARIEAAKDVENTL, from the coding sequence ATGCACTTTGACTCCTTTTCCGATTTTTTAGCCATGGGTGGCTACGCAGACTATGTATGGGCTGCGTTCGGCATCACCTTTGGTTCTTTAGCCCTGCTGTTTGTTCTCAGCAGACGTAGCAGCAACGCGGTACTCAAAGAAGTACAAAATAAGATGGATCGTCAGGCGCGAATCGAGGCGGCCAAAGATGTGGAGAATACCTTATGA
- a CDS encoding heme ABC transporter permease gives MWKWLHPYSNPKTTYNLCGTLLPWFTTLAVVCLTVGTVWGLAFAPSDYQQGDSFRIIYIHVPSAIWSMGAYMSMAIAAFVGLVWQHRLSSIAASAMAPIGAVFTFIALVTGAIWGKPMWGTWWVWDARLTSELVLLFLYLGVIALYHAFDDQKTAAKAAGILAVVGVINLPIIHFSVEWWNTLHQGATITKFEKPSISNDMLWPLLLNIFGFAFFFGSVTLTRFRTAILQKEGHRPWVQQLASDTFKRG, from the coding sequence ATGTGGAAGTGGTTACACCCTTATTCCAATCCTAAAACAACCTACAACCTTTGTGGCACGTTGCTCCCTTGGTTCACCACATTGGCGGTTGTTTGTCTGACCGTGGGTACCGTTTGGGGACTTGCGTTTGCGCCTTCTGATTATCAACAAGGTGATAGCTTCAGGATTATCTATATACATGTGCCATCGGCTATCTGGTCAATGGGCGCTTATATGTCTATGGCGATCGCTGCGTTTGTCGGTCTAGTCTGGCAGCACAGACTATCAAGCATTGCCGCTTCTGCAATGGCACCTATTGGCGCTGTATTTACCTTTATTGCTCTGGTCACCGGTGCTATCTGGGGTAAACCTATGTGGGGTACTTGGTGGGTGTGGGACGCGCGTCTGACATCGGAGCTGGTACTGCTATTCTTATATCTAGGGGTTATCGCCCTTTATCATGCGTTCGATGATCAGAAAACCGCAGCTAAAGCTGCCGGCATTCTGGCTGTAGTAGGCGTTATCAACCTACCGATCATTCACTTCTCAGTGGAGTGGTGGAATACATTGCACCAGGGTGCAACCATCACCAAGTTTGAAAAGCCTTCTATTTCTAATGATATGTTGTGGCCTTTGCTACTGAATATCTTTGGTTTCGCCTTCTTCTTTGGTTCAGTTACCTTAACCCGCTTCCGCACTGCCATCTTGCAAAAAGAGGGGCACAGACCTTGGGTTCAGCAACTGGCCAGTGACACATTTAAACGAGGATGA
- a CDS encoding OmpA family protein: MKFIVGAFALAMGTSVALAAEGDVNANIEQLCSSEHMLIKHSVNIAGANAVVANRAQYYQIQPELSDEQKSRLATSNISLGDDCIEYLAKAEVLEVDSDGVVARVYFNFDKSELTETSKLTLTTLAERLQSLQQVPDLDVVGHTDNLGSEKYNQGLGENRALTSQVFLVDSGVEKEVLSTHSKGLSEPIRDNATSEGRAINRRVEIKLSDPS, translated from the coding sequence ATGAAGTTTATCGTTGGGGCATTTGCCCTTGCAATGGGAACCTCAGTAGCATTAGCTGCTGAGGGTGATGTTAATGCTAATATTGAACAGCTTTGCTCTAGTGAGCATATGCTGATTAAGCACTCTGTTAATATTGCCGGTGCTAACGCTGTTGTTGCAAACAGAGCTCAGTATTACCAGATTCAACCTGAATTGTCTGATGAACAAAAATCGCGATTAGCTACAAGTAACATTTCATTGGGAGATGACTGTATCGAATATCTTGCGAAAGCAGAGGTGCTTGAAGTTGATTCAGATGGTGTGGTTGCTCGTGTCTATTTCAACTTTGATAAAAGTGAACTCACTGAGACTTCTAAGTTGACACTAACGACTCTAGCTGAGCGTTTGCAATCCCTACAACAGGTGCCTGATTTAGATGTTGTCGGGCATACAGACAACTTAGGCTCTGAGAAATACAACCAAGGTCTGGGGGAAAATAGAGCACTTACCAGTCAAGTATTTCTTGTTGATTCTGGTGTAGAAAAAGAAGTACTTTCTACACATTCAAAGGGTTTGTCTGAGCCGATTCGAGATAACGCAACTTCAGAAGGTCGAGCGATTAACAGACGTGTGGAGATTAAGCTTTCAGATCCTTCCTAG
- a CDS encoding O-antigen ligase family protein, translated as MITKLLSIVALVGISLFSFNLVLLPDQGIILYDSKRIFLCFLIVLSCLFIVVSENFREKLALRFLSSNFNIKLFTIVFFLLAFLSDISGDYFTQSITNYFYYFGLFLLILIFSIGRPAKLHFRFLSIISTLCFLSVFVGYSVANFLGDGAGIFHILSYANPRFMNQVQIWLMIPLLYIALISRSKLAFIFPILNCAAIVALDARGLAVASFGGILLWCLIDRRRAPEILKTALICFSTGAVISYIFLTPLPSLLLHGEQSRSLLDMRGTTEDRLSLWKYAIDMSSFWGLGSDGFVCNSVREVRPHNSILKIILNWGVVPAFCYICLCLILLKQVFQEKNYRYRIIGLSLLSGLAHSLISGVLDSPLSLLLACLFTGWFCSRAKYDSIAPLNKWYHGFLIVMCSLSIYSVTLKVYERVSNDFYRWNVEEVVRPQFWAGNNCPARNLDFNSVEVNR; from the coding sequence ATGATCACTAAATTACTTAGCATTGTTGCATTAGTTGGCATTTCTCTATTTAGCTTTAATCTAGTTCTATTACCAGACCAAGGTATTATTTTATATGATTCCAAGCGTATATTTCTTTGTTTCTTAATTGTATTATCGTGTCTGTTTATTGTTGTGTCAGAAAACTTTAGGGAAAAGCTTGCACTTAGATTCCTTTCATCAAATTTTAATATTAAACTATTCACTATTGTATTTTTTTTACTAGCATTTCTTAGTGATATATCGGGGGATTATTTTACTCAAAGTATCACAAACTACTTTTATTATTTTGGATTGTTCTTACTCATTCTTATTTTTTCAATTGGGAGACCGGCAAAACTCCACTTTAGGTTCTTGTCGATAATTTCTACTTTATGTTTCCTTTCTGTATTTGTTGGATACTCAGTAGCTAACTTTTTGGGTGATGGTGCAGGAATATTTCATATTCTTAGCTACGCCAACCCAAGGTTTATGAATCAGGTCCAGATCTGGTTAATGATTCCTTTGTTGTACATTGCCTTAATTTCGAGAAGTAAACTCGCCTTTATTTTTCCTATCTTGAATTGTGCTGCAATAGTTGCTTTGGATGCTCGAGGCTTAGCTGTCGCGTCTTTTGGAGGTATTTTGCTTTGGTGCTTAATTGATAGACGAAGAGCCCCAGAGATCCTGAAAACTGCTTTAATTTGCTTTTCTACAGGGGCAGTAATTTCTTATATATTCTTAACACCCCTCCCAAGCCTATTGCTTCACGGGGAACAATCTCGCTCGCTTCTAGATATGCGCGGTACCACTGAAGATAGATTGAGTCTTTGGAAATATGCTATTGATATGTCGAGTTTTTGGGGGCTTGGAAGTGATGGCTTCGTTTGTAATTCCGTTCGAGAAGTAAGACCACATAATTCCATCCTAAAGATAATATTGAATTGGGGAGTAGTACCTGCATTTTGCTATATTTGTTTGTGTCTAATTTTGCTAAAGCAAGTTTTTCAAGAAAAAAATTATAGATATCGGATTATCGGTTTGTCGTTGCTTTCAGGGCTAGCTCATAGTTTGATATCAGGTGTATTGGATTCACCTTTAAGCCTATTGCTGGCTTGTTTATTTACCGGATGGTTCTGCAGCAGAGCAAAATACGACTCTATTGCTCCATTGAATAAATGGTATCATGGATTTTTAATCGTTATGTGTAGCCTCTCTATCTATTCTGTGACTTTAAAAGTCTATGAAAGGGTAAGTAATGACTTCTATAGGTGGAATGTTGAAGAGGTTGTCAGGCCTCAGTTTTGGGCAGGTAATAATTGTCCGGCAAGAAATTTGGATTTTAATTCAGTAGAAGTGAACAGATAG
- a CDS encoding pilus assembly protein TadG-related protein: protein MKSFKKQKGVAIIVVALSMVAIGGMAQLAVEGSRIIQERNRLADAAEAATLAVSIANRSDKTFSDQMARDYLEKYLPNVDIENVNVIRKEGQEEVDGNKLYYVQYEVEADAKFGSQLSFINSGSGDSDSRAIGNEAMAKTYMLPSDLDLVYVADFSGSMDEDWSRTQTRLEVLKEQVNIISDDLLSSGAVEAGYAHRIGFVPYNMRTQELVDGERRCVTELEYKSATVDGVRVNHSDIDWYQWGYKRVGDVSECSKKAKNCPDFSTQAHASVISDIFDQSRRETGYGKDTARWPDPLSYIDIDKTVRNWNISKTVQHNLHPNYSDSGMRLFGGSICGSKAKFETIGLSNQKPIIDDMEASGGTSVYQGFIRGAQILASARPDKDNPDDLEEYFERSQMLLILSDGQEDPYRNTFSRLVNAGLCTEIREHFKDHERPLYIGVIGISFDASGQTGFRDCADEIIDVSNSEDLLEKIQELIQKGAATSGVSRLYDKTL, encoded by the coding sequence ATGAAGAGTTTCAAGAAGCAAAAAGGGGTCGCAATAATAGTTGTTGCTCTGAGTATGGTAGCTATTGGTGGTATGGCTCAGTTGGCTGTCGAAGGTAGTAGAATAATTCAGGAGCGTAATCGTCTGGCTGATGCCGCAGAGGCTGCAACCCTCGCGGTTTCAATCGCCAATCGCTCTGATAAAACATTTTCTGACCAAATGGCACGTGACTATCTTGAAAAATATCTACCAAATGTAGATATCGAAAACGTAAATGTTATTCGTAAAGAGGGTCAAGAAGAGGTTGATGGAAATAAACTCTACTATGTTCAATACGAAGTTGAGGCCGACGCTAAGTTTGGTTCACAGTTAAGTTTTATAAATAGTGGTTCTGGGGACTCTGATTCGAGAGCGATTGGGAATGAAGCGATGGCCAAAACTTATATGCTACCTTCAGATCTTGATTTAGTTTATGTCGCTGATTTTTCTGGTTCAATGGACGAGGACTGGAGCAGAACTCAGACAAGATTGGAAGTTCTTAAAGAGCAAGTAAATATAATTTCGGATGATTTACTCTCAAGCGGTGCCGTCGAAGCTGGCTATGCACATAGGATTGGATTTGTGCCATATAACATGCGAACACAAGAGTTAGTTGATGGAGAGAGAAGGTGTGTAACTGAATTGGAGTATAAGTCCGCGACAGTTGATGGAGTTAGGGTTAATCATAGTGATATTGATTGGTATCAATGGGGATACAAACGTGTTGGCGATGTCTCTGAATGCAGTAAAAAAGCAAAGAACTGCCCTGATTTCTCAACTCAAGCTCATGCATCTGTTATATCAGATATCTTCGATCAGTCTAGGCGAGAGACTGGATACGGTAAAGATACTGCTAGGTGGCCGGATCCTCTTAGTTATATCGATATTGATAAGACCGTAAGGAATTGGAATATTTCGAAAACTGTCCAACATAATTTACATCCGAATTACTCAGATAGTGGAATGAGATTGTTTGGAGGAAGTATATGCGGCTCAAAAGCTAAGTTTGAAACTATCGGGCTTTCAAACCAGAAACCAATTATCGATGACATGGAGGCCTCTGGGGGTACTTCAGTTTATCAGGGCTTCATTAGAGGAGCACAAATTTTAGCTTCAGCTCGTCCTGACAAAGACAATCCTGACGATCTTGAAGAATATTTTGAACGCTCACAGATGTTACTAATCTTAAGTGATGGGCAAGAAGACCCGTATAGGAATACTTTTTCTAGGCTAGTAAATGCGGGTCTTTGTACAGAGATCAGAGAGCATTTTAAAGACCATGAGCGACCATTATACATAGGAGTTATTGGCATAAGTTTTGACGCTTCAGGACAGACTGGATTTAGAGATTGTGCCGATGAGATTATAGATGTGTCCAATAGTGAAGATCTGTTGGAGAAGATTCAAGAATTGATTCAAAAGGGTGCGGCCACCAGTGGTGTATCTCGCCTGTACGATAAAACACTTTAG
- the ccmA gene encoding cytochrome c biogenesis heme-transporting ATPase CcmA: protein MLEVNGLTAIRDERVLFQDLSFSVQSGDLIQIEGRNGTGKTTLLRIIAGLGDKESGSITWKQESIFSDRDAYHQDLLFLGHQTGVKRDLNAFENLSFYLQMTNQSFAEDEIWQALTKVGLAGREDVPVAQLSAGQQRRVALARLWLSKHPLWILDEPLTAIDKQGVKVLEQLFLQHTENGGSVLLTTHQDMFTSSDKLKKIRLGY, encoded by the coding sequence ATGCTAGAAGTAAATGGATTAACTGCAATTCGCGATGAAAGAGTTTTGTTCCAAGACCTGTCTTTCTCTGTACAGTCTGGTGACCTTATCCAGATTGAAGGACGAAACGGTACCGGGAAGACAACACTATTGCGCATCATTGCAGGATTGGGTGACAAGGAATCAGGCTCTATCACCTGGAAACAAGAATCAATTTTTAGCGACCGCGACGCATATCATCAAGATCTGTTGTTCTTAGGGCATCAGACGGGTGTTAAGCGCGACCTCAACGCGTTTGAAAACCTCTCCTTTTATCTTCAAATGACCAATCAAAGCTTCGCTGAGGACGAGATCTGGCAGGCTCTTACCAAGGTTGGCTTGGCAGGCCGTGAGGATGTCCCAGTTGCTCAGCTCTCTGCCGGACAACAGCGTCGCGTGGCCTTAGCAAGGCTGTGGCTAAGTAAGCACCCGTTGTGGATTTTGGATGAGCCTCTAACTGCTATCGACAAGCAAGGGGTTAAGGTACTTGAGCAGCTGTTTCTGCAGCATACCGAAAACGGCGGCTCTGTGCTGCTTACTACCCACCAAGATATGTTTACCAGCAGTGATAAGCTGAAGAAGATAAGGCTGGGGTATTGA
- a CDS encoding HlyD family secretion protein has translation MKEIMLPYILIIWILVKLGIIKWTMRNAVICVGFGAFLATSLFTASRFWAPVDLTDSSTVKAPQAVLSPLVGQKIDQIFVKHNQEVKKGELIYTLVSTDTDEQIKSLEANINALDHQIKAIEERIQNDQQNLARLKKLGEYGSDMERDDLESKIQQGFADIQAKQAEKASITAQIKENQWQSSLNQIVAPFDGVIGVVNISNGSRMGNMHIYETKKKFLEMRISDQAFTYIKKGQFAEFYVNSHPGHVFRGKVHSITSGTGEATVSPRQGTQNVTQHVAQNAGSHGRTVVIEFKEPKGMTIPIGATGSAWISAEKPAPILGFMDIIGAATVRLKSLKAYLSAL, from the coding sequence ATGAAAGAGATAATGCTGCCCTATATCCTGATCATTTGGATTCTTGTAAAGCTAGGCATCATAAAGTGGACTATGCGAAATGCAGTAATCTGTGTTGGTTTCGGTGCCTTCCTAGCCACATCGCTATTTACCGCTTCACGCTTTTGGGCACCGGTAGACCTGACTGATAGTTCGACGGTAAAAGCCCCACAAGCAGTACTGAGCCCACTAGTAGGCCAAAAGATTGACCAGATCTTTGTTAAGCACAACCAAGAGGTCAAAAAAGGTGAGCTTATCTATACCTTGGTGAGCACAGATACCGATGAGCAGATCAAAAGCCTAGAGGCAAACATCAACGCCCTTGATCATCAGATCAAAGCAATTGAAGAGCGTATCCAGAATGACCAACAAAACCTAGCTCGTCTAAAGAAGCTTGGTGAGTATGGCAGTGACATGGAGCGTGATGACCTTGAGTCGAAGATCCAACAAGGCTTTGCCGACATCCAAGCTAAGCAGGCTGAGAAGGCCTCGATTACCGCTCAAATCAAAGAAAACCAATGGCAGAGTTCACTTAACCAAATCGTTGCGCCATTTGACGGTGTAATCGGTGTGGTCAACATCAGTAACGGTTCACGCATGGGGAACATGCACATCTATGAAACCAAGAAGAAGTTCTTGGAGATGCGCATCAGCGACCAAGCCTTTACCTATATTAAGAAAGGCCAGTTTGCAGAGTTCTATGTAAACTCTCATCCAGGACACGTGTTTAGAGGCAAGGTTCACAGCATCACCTCAGGGACCGGTGAAGCGACGGTTTCCCCAAGACAAGGGACTCAAAACGTGACCCAGCACGTAGCGCAAAACGCCGGCTCCCATGGCCGTACCGTAGTCATCGAGTTTAAAGAGCCAAAAGGGATGACCATCCCAATCGGCGCAACAGGATCAGCTTGGATTTCAGCAGAGAAACCAGCTCCAATCCTTGGCTTCATGGATATCATAGGTGCTGCAACTGTGCGTCTAAAATCCCTAAAAGCGTACCTATCTGCACTGTAA
- the ccmE gene encoding cytochrome c maturation protein CcmE, giving the protein MNPRRKKRLGLVLALVVGLGATVGLMLYALSQNMDLFYTPTEIVNGKANGEKPEVGQRLRIGGMVVEGSVSRDNQSLKVSFDVADVGPAVTVVYEGILPDLFREGQGIVAQGVLTDATTVEAFEVLAKHDEEYMPPEIAEAMKVVHEPLQYTDEQKQGSAQ; this is encoded by the coding sequence ATGAACCCGAGACGTAAAAAAAGGTTAGGTTTGGTGTTGGCGCTGGTCGTTGGCCTAGGCGCAACCGTTGGTTTGATGCTATATGCACTTAGTCAAAATATGGACCTTTTTTATACCCCGACAGAAATAGTGAACGGCAAGGCAAATGGTGAAAAACCTGAAGTCGGCCAACGTCTGCGTATCGGTGGTATGGTGGTTGAGGGTTCGGTATCTCGCGACAACCAATCTTTGAAGGTTTCTTTTGACGTTGCGGATGTGGGTCCTGCGGTCACTGTAGTTTACGAAGGTATCCTTCCTGACCTGTTCCGTGAAGGACAGGGTATTGTAGCGCAAGGCGTTTTGACTGATGCGACCACGGTTGAAGCATTCGAGGTGCTAGCAAAGCACGATGAAGAATATATGCCTCCTGAGATTGCTGAGGCAATGAAAGTGGTACACGAACCGCTTCAATACACAGATGAACAGAAACAAGGAAGCGCTCAATGA
- the ccmB gene encoding heme exporter protein CcmB: MLNNMLAIIRRELLIAFRRRADVFNPLWFFIIVITLFPLGIGPEPNLLMRIAPGIVWVAALLAAMLSLERLFRDDFQDGALEQLMLMPIPLPLVVISKVIAHWLLTGLPLILISPLLAILLSLNFDTWLAVVVTLLLGTPTLSFLGAIGVALTVGLQKGGVLLSLLILPLYIPVLIFATSAIDAASLGVNYNGQIAILAAMLVGSLTLTPFATSSALRVSVN; the protein is encoded by the coding sequence ATGCTGAATAATATGCTGGCCATTATTCGAAGAGAGTTGCTTATCGCATTTCGCCGCCGCGCAGATGTATTCAACCCGCTGTGGTTTTTTATCATTGTCATCACGCTATTCCCGCTAGGTATTGGTCCTGAGCCAAATCTGTTGATGCGCATTGCACCGGGTATTGTGTGGGTAGCTGCTCTGCTTGCGGCCATGCTCTCGCTGGAGCGCCTATTTCGTGATGATTTCCAAGATGGCGCCCTCGAGCAATTAATGCTGATGCCAATTCCGTTGCCTTTGGTGGTGATCTCTAAGGTCATCGCCCACTGGCTGTTGACGGGGCTACCTCTGATTCTGATTAGCCCGCTGTTGGCAATCTTGCTTAGCCTAAATTTTGATACCTGGCTTGCGGTAGTGGTAACGCTTCTACTGGGTACACCAACCTTGAGTTTTCTTGGGGCTATCGGCGTTGCATTAACCGTTGGCTTGCAAAAAGGTGGGGTTCTGTTGAGTCTCTTGATCCTACCTCTTTATATTCCGGTACTAATATTTGCCACCTCTGCGATCGATGCAGCGAGCTTGGGTGTCAATTACAACGGACAAATCGCAATTTTAGCCGCTATGTTAGTGGGCTCCTTAACACTTACGCCGTTCGCGACTAGTTCAGCGCTACGGGTATCGGTAAATTAA
- a CDS encoding LysR family transcriptional regulator: MIEAIEAFILAAEHNSFSIAAKKLGKSQSAVSQLIHNLEIDLGYDLFTRNGRFISLNDNGEALLKQARMVKAQHARFMQQAEQLKHNQKQQVRIGIDPLLSPRNITRLVQDFEATFPSVEVYLIYRDSKTLNDLLSAHDLDIVIGGCDDFLPASEFHTESIGVAENVWVATEENAKRINKAQELFELSTYRYLIPPQFNSDLLKSITDFASVWWVDDVVTLFQMCHSNSNIACIPRNALDSLSQYDSLRVLNSRFLPKVSKGLVLSWQLDARTRPFCQWISQALEIASKQDYRATVSIAS; the protein is encoded by the coding sequence ATGATCGAAGCGATTGAAGCATTTATTTTAGCCGCCGAACACAACTCTTTTAGTATCGCAGCAAAGAAACTGGGTAAAAGCCAATCGGCGGTTAGTCAGTTGATACATAATTTAGAAATTGATTTAGGGTACGACCTGTTCACTCGAAATGGTCGCTTCATTTCCCTTAATGATAACGGCGAAGCTCTTTTAAAGCAGGCGCGCATGGTGAAGGCGCAGCATGCTAGATTTATGCAGCAAGCAGAGCAGCTAAAACATAATCAAAAACAACAAGTTAGAATCGGTATAGACCCGCTTCTTTCTCCGAGAAATATCACCCGTCTTGTGCAAGATTTTGAGGCTACCTTTCCTTCAGTTGAGGTATACCTTATCTATCGTGACAGTAAGACCTTAAACGACCTTCTAAGCGCCCATGATCTCGATATCGTAATTGGTGGCTGTGATGATTTTCTTCCAGCTTCTGAGTTCCATACCGAGAGCATAGGGGTAGCAGAGAATGTTTGGGTGGCGACAGAAGAAAACGCTAAGCGAATCAACAAGGCGCAAGAGCTGTTTGAGTTGTCTACTTATCGTTATCTAATACCGCCGCAGTTCAATTCTGATCTGCTCAAATCGATTACTGATTTTGCTTCAGTATGGTGGGTAGATGACGTGGTCACTCTGTTTCAGATGTGTCACTCGAATTCAAACATTGCCTGTATCCCGAGAAACGCTTTGGACTCCCTTTCTCAGTATGACTCGTTACGAGTGCTGAATTCCCGTTTTCTTCCAAAGGTGAGTAAAGGTTTGGTGCTGAGTTGGCAGTTGGATGCGCGAACTAGGCCGTTTTGTCAGTGGATTAGTCAAGCATTAGAGATAGCCAGTAAGCAGGATTATCGTGCTACAGTGAGTATCGCAAGCTAA
- a CDS encoding BamA/TamA family outer membrane protein: protein MNRLNRLTFALIVFLGAAPFSGWQARAEKNKDPNRTLFSILGGPGYMPETGLMLAVGGLLSFKTEDDLELQRSSVTLVGVANELDDGIGFGVRSKQKIFFNNDDVRYFGHLDAGHQSLYYWGVGYDAGKAQESSDELLVDIEYVKYNADLTFRVYEQLYVGPILRLKYFSPSDDLPDSAIWDPNFNQYKDLPLGVGLGAVVQWDSRDVAVNARKGHFFNLEFTGYSPEWGSDSRYQKALLDYRYYYTPRLGSTFAFLNRIELSDGDVPYYDMAMLGGMDFMRGTYMGHFRDLNATENTFEYRHTFADGSGLSRHGVTAWIGAGSISDEASSLYQDWIVTYGVGYRYELQPRMNVRADLGFSSEDEVGFYLTFTEAF from the coding sequence ATGAATCGTCTCAATAGGCTCACATTCGCCCTGATAGTTTTTCTGGGGGCTGCTCCCTTTTCCGGTTGGCAGGCTCGAGCTGAAAAGAACAAAGACCCTAACCGCACTCTATTTTCAATCTTGGGTGGTCCGGGCTATATGCCAGAAACCGGCCTGATGCTGGCAGTAGGTGGTCTGCTATCGTTTAAAACCGAGGATGACCTAGAGCTTCAGCGCTCATCCGTTACCTTAGTTGGGGTAGCGAATGAGCTTGATGATGGAATAGGTTTTGGCGTTCGCTCAAAGCAAAAAATCTTCTTTAACAATGATGATGTTCGTTATTTTGGTCACCTAGATGCCGGGCATCAAAGCCTTTATTACTGGGGCGTGGGTTATGATGCAGGCAAGGCTCAGGAGTCAAGTGATGAGCTTTTGGTCGATATCGAGTATGTGAAATATAACGCTGACCTGACCTTTAGGGTGTATGAGCAACTCTATGTCGGCCCTATCCTGAGACTAAAATACTTCTCTCCATCGGATGACCTGCCAGATTCAGCCATATGGGACCCGAACTTTAATCAATACAAAGATCTGCCACTGGGTGTTGGCCTAGGAGCAGTCGTTCAGTGGGATAGCCGCGATGTGGCGGTAAATGCCAGAAAGGGACATTTCTTTAATCTAGAGTTCACTGGTTACTCACCGGAGTGGGGGAGTGATTCAAGATATCAAAAAGCCCTACTGGATTATCGCTACTACTATACCCCGAGGCTTGGCTCTACCTTTGCGTTTCTTAATCGCATCGAGCTTAGTGATGGTGATGTGCCTTACTACGATATGGCAATGTTAGGTGGCATGGACTTCATGCGTGGCACTTATATGGGGCACTTTCGCGATTTGAATGCCACTGAAAATACCTTTGAATACCGGCATACCTTTGCCGATGGAAGTGGTCTTAGCCGACATGGCGTTACCGCTTGGATAGGGGCGGGTTCTATCTCAGATGAGGCGAGCAGTCTGTATCAAGATTGGATAGTGACTTATGGAGTGGGCTATCGCTATGAATTGCAACCTAGGATGAATGTTCGCGCCGACCTTGGTTTTTCTAGCGAAGATGAGGTGGGCTTTTATCTCACCTTTACAGAGGCGTTTTGA